Part of the Methanomassiliicoccales archaeon genome, TTCCATCCATGATTTGTCTCTTCAATCATAACCATCTATGACATCGCATCATGAATATTTATTTATGATTGTATAATTTAAATAAAAGATATAATATCAAACGCCCAATTAGAATATTAAAATTTTCTTATATCATAATTTGGTTAAATTTTATAATCTAAAATTATAATTATTGTATAATCTACAATTAATTAATATAATCAAAAGGTTAATAATTTTGTTTGAAAAAGGATTGAACACGATAGCAATAAATATAGTTGATAACTTTTAAAATTAAAATATTTTTCATTGTACTTATTTATTTTTGAGAATTAAGCTTTTTTTCCGCAAAAAAAGCGTGAAATTTGTAATAACCTATATGCACTATAACTTTTCGGGCACTAGAGATATATGAGAATTGAAGAAGGTAAGTTATATTTGTTTAAAGAGAGAGTCCCTTTGCGCACACATCAGATAATGAGAAAAGAACTTTATAAAGGAAGGGAAACACTTTACATCTCCAAAAATTCACCAAGCCAAGTTGGAATGCAATTCGATTTTGACTCCTGTAAATTAATGACACTGTGGCTAAGTCCAAGACCAGAAAGAAATTGCGTTCCACCAATGAACATCAAAATCCTTGAAAAAAAAGTCTTCGAATTCATTGATTCGAGTCCCAAAGGTATAGTTGCATTAAA contains:
- a CDS encoding DUF835 domain-containing protein; its protein translation is MRIEEGKLYLFKERVPLRTHQIMRKELYKGRETLYISKNSPSQVGMQFDFDSCKLMTLWLSPRPERNCVPPMNIKILEKKVFEFIDSSPKGIVALNGVEILEMWNGFRAVLDFLKKSKGHIVCNDNNIFISLDPKNISQRNLVEVEKLSDIVIGSNNEEASISF